Proteins encoded within one genomic window of Guyparkeria hydrothermalis:
- a CDS encoding ribulose bisphosphate carboxylase small subunit, translating into MNQMQDYKTTVKYETFSYLPSMTPDQIRAQIEYALSQGWAPSVEHVEPENMMNHYWYMWKLPFFGEDNVENVLTEIEECHRKYPGHHVRLVAYDNFTQSQGTAFVVYRAG; encoded by the coding sequence ATGAATCAAATGCAGGACTACAAGACGACGGTCAAGTACGAGACTTTCTCCTACCTGCCGTCCATGACCCCGGACCAAATCCGCGCTCAGATCGAGTACGCGCTGTCGCAGGGCTGGGCCCCGAGCGTCGAGCACGTCGAGCCGGAAAACATGATGAACCACTACTGGTACATGTGGAAGCTGCCGTTCTTCGGTGAAGACAACGTCGAGAACGTTCTCACCGAGATCGAAGAGTGCCACCGCAAGTACCCGGGCCATCACGTCCGTCTGGTTGCCTACGACAACTTTACCCAGAGCCAGGGTACGGCCTTCGTGGTTTACCGCGCAGGCTAA